Proteins encoded together in one Juglans regia cultivar Chandler chromosome 9, Walnut 2.0, whole genome shotgun sequence window:
- the LOC109011464 gene encoding disease resistance protein RUN1-like isoform X2: protein MIRIVYTCSSMVFSLPSSASSSSSSSSSTSRWSHHVFLSFRGIDTRNTFTAHLYDALCRRGINTYIDEKDLERGESISPKLLKVIEESMISIIVLSPNYASSTWCLEELTKILECKETKKQIVLPVFYHVDPSEIRNQKGRFGEALTRHQERFKENTKVQRWKTTLQEVANLAGEHLENGNESEFIHKIIQWVDSKIVTFTFLNIAEYPVGLESSVKELKTLLGIGRNDITLMIGIYGIGGIGKTTIAKAVYNSIAYQFEARCFLENVREISSREDGLVKLQDKLHSELFGDSRSFNVGSVGGINVIKHSLCSKRILLILDDVNELLHLKELAGDHNWFGPGSRIIITTRDQHLLTYHKVDSMYEVSGLDDNQAIQLFSWHAFKRDNPLESYVELTKCIIGYAKGLPLALIVLGSYLHDRSIQEWKSALEKYERNINKQIYEILKISYDGLDDNEKDIFLDIACFFKGKHVKYVLEILDHCGFSSTIGITRLKEKCLINIGRSYQNVEMHDLLQEMGKEIVRQESPKKVGKRSRLWFHEDVRYVLEENMGTNKIEGILLDFPGGHDMICLHSEAFMKMKKLRLFINHNAQFFAGPTHLSNELRVLDWSKYPSSFLPSNFHGNKLTIFGMPYSLIKELGDLKPKNLTDMDLSHCKFLTKIPDLSSSPNLKQLNLQCCENLVEVHHSIGFLDKLSVLLVNGCCKLRIFPKRFKLRSLYLLEVYDCSSLEDFPEIECEMEFLYGICLEGTGIKELPVSIENLTELKQLDLDDTGIKELPSSIGNLTKLEVLSLNDTCIKELPSSIGNLSELEKLYLNGTVIKELPSSFGNLAKLEALYLNGSSIEELPSSFGNLTQLRYLYARGCKNLVHLPSTIDRLQNLRFFQLDGGSQPINIGKIEEDGKQSPPSVVSTGEYEIASSAELTPTNSSLFNDGSSSSTNGALLVLSLQFCCLSESNFFTDANYFPNLVELDLTGSDIVIFPQSDRFAVLRHLCLNNCKQLEKILQLPLSIEKVEARGCTSLESFAQLSEILFKNNGRDFNFLKIDLYGCHKLLVNMRITSWEERHPKEQNWAYPFKARSMGIIFPGKRIPSWFRFGINLEMEKTAVCVRIHDGWHWNMLFIQYIIFDWTDSDHLWMAFCPLTYRKASRFRFECDSELVVFRSVGVHLVKKHEENARDHAGLLHEDDGAHFEASNE, encoded by the exons ATGATCAGAATTGTATACACTTGTTCTTCAATGGTGTTCAGTTTACCCTCTTccgcatcatcttcttcttcttcttcttcttccacttctAGATGGTCTCACCATGTATTCTTGAGTTTTAGAGGAATAGATACTCGCAATACTTTTACTGCCCATCTATATGATGCTCTATGTCGAAGAGGAATCAATACCTACATAGATGAGAAAGACCTCGAAAGAGGAGAGTCCATTTCACCTAAACTTCTCAAAGTCATTGAGGAGTCAATGATTTCCATTATTGTATTATCTCCAAACTATGCATCATCCACATGGTGCTTGGAGGAGTTAACAAAGATCCTTGAAtgtaaggaaacaaaaaaacaaattgttttacCAGTATTTTATCATGTAGATCCATCAGAAATACGAAATCAAAAAGGAAGATTTGGAGAAGCATTGACTAGACATCAAGAGAGGTTCAAAGAGAACACGAAGGTGCAGAGGTGGAAGACAACCCTACAAGAGGTTGCCAATTTGGCAGGAGAACACTTGGAAAACGg GAATGAATCtgaatttattcataaaattattcaatGGGTGGACTCAAAAATAGTTACATTTACCTTCCTAAACATTGCTGAGTATCCAGTTGGATTAGAGTCTAGTGTAAAAGAGTTGAAAACTCTTTTAGGAATTGGAAGGAATGATATTACTCTCATGATAGGGATTTATGGAATTGGTGGAATTGGTAAAACAACTATCGCCAAAGCAGTCTATAACTCGATTGCATATCAATTTGAAGCTAGATGTTTTCTAGAAAATGTTAGAGAGATTTCAAGTCGAGAGGATGGTTTGGTCAAACTGCAAGATAAACTTCATTCTGAGCTCTTTGGAGACTCTAGAAGTTTTAATGTTGGCAGTGTTGGAGGTATTAATGTTATAAAGCATAGTCTTTGCTCCAAAAGGATACTTctaattcttgatgatgtgAATGAGTTGCTCCACCTAAAAGAATTAGCTGGAGATCATAATTGGTTCGGTCCAGGAAgtagaataataataacaacaagagatcaacaTCTATTAACTTATCATAAGGTTGATTCAATGTATGAAGTGTCGGGATTGGATGACAACCAAGCTATTCAGCTATTTAGTTGGCATGCATTCAAAAGAGACAATCCACTTGAAAGTTACGTGGAACTCACAAAATGTATAATTGGTTATGCTAAGGGCCTTCCACTTGCTCTTATAGTGCTTGGTTCATATCTGCATGATAGAAGTATACAAGAATGGAAAAGTGCATTGGAAAAGtatgaaagaaatattaataagcaAATTTatgaaatacttaaaataagcTATGATGGGTTGGATGATAATGAAAAGGATATTTTCCTTGACATTGCATGTTTCTTCAAGGGGAAGCATGTTAAATATGTATTGGAAATACTAGACCATTGTGGTTTTTCATCAACTATTGGCATCACAAGGCTTAAAGAAAAGTGTCTCATAAATATTGGCAGATCTTATCAGAATGTGGAGATGCATGACTTACTGCAAGAAATGGGTAAAGAAATTGTTCGACAAGAATCTCCTAAAAAAGTTGGCAAACGTAGCAGATTGTGGTTTCATGAAGATGTTCGCTATGTATTAGAAGAAAATATG GGAACAAACAAAATTGAAGGGATTTTGTTAGATTTTCCAGGAGGCCATGACATGATATGCTTGCATTCTGAGGcatttatgaagatgaagaagcttCGATTGTTTATAAATCATAATGCACAATTTTTTGCAGGACCTACTCATCTCTCTAATGAATTAAGAGTGCTTGATTGGTCTAAATATCCTTCATCATTTTTGCCTTCTAATTTTCATGGAAACAAGCTCACTATATTTGGAATGCCTTATAGCCTGATCAAGGAGTTAGGCGACCTAAAACCCAAG AACTTGACAGATATGGATTTATCTCATTGTaaattcttaacaaaaattCCTGATCTTTCAAGTAGCCCAAATTTAAAGCAGTTGAATCTCCAATGCTGTGAGAATTTAGTTGAGGTTCATCATTCTATTGGATTCCTTGATAAGCTTTCGGTTCTTCTCGTTAATGGATGCTGCAAGCTTAGGATTTTTCCGAAAAGATTCAAGTTGAGATCTCTATATTTGCTTGAAGTTTATGATTGCTCAAGTCTTGAGGACTTTCCCGAGATTGAGTGTGAAATGGAATTTTTATATGGTATATGTCTTGAAGGCACTGGTATAAAAGAGCTACCTGTATCAATTGAGAACCTCACTGAACTTAAACAATTAGATCTAGACGACACTGGTATAAAAGAGCTACCTTCATCAATTGGGAACCTTACTAAGCTGGAAGTCCTATCTCTAAACGACACTTGTATAAAAGAGTTACCTTCATCAATTGGGAACCTCAGTGAACTTGAGAAGTTATATCTAAACGGCACTGTTATAAAAGAGCTACCTTCATCATTTGGGAACCTCGCTAAACTTGAAGCCTTGTATCTAAATGGCTCGAGTATTGAAGAACTACCTTCCTCGTTTGGAAACCTTACTCAGCTTCGATATTTATATGCAAGAGGCTGCAAAAACCTTGTGCATCTCCCATCTACCATAGATCGGTTGCAAAATCTACGTTTTTTCCAACTCGACGGTGGTTCACAACCAATAAACATTGGAAAGATCGAGGAGGATGGTAAACAATCCCCGCCATCTGTTGTTTCTACAGGCGAATATGAAATTGCATCAAGTGCAGAATTGACTCCGACAAATTCAAGCCTTTTCAATGATGGTTCCTCCTCAAGCACGAATGGAGCATTGCTAGTTTTAAGTCTTCAATTCTGTTGCTTATCAGAATCAAATTTCTTCACGGATGCTAATTACTTTCCCAATTTGGTTGAGTTAGATCTAACTGGGAGTGATATTGTTATCTTTCCTCAAAGCGACAGATTTGCTGTGTTGCGACACCTTTGTTTGAATAATTGCAAGCAACTTGAAAAAATTCTCCAGCTTCCATTGAGTATAGAAAAGGTTGAAGCTCGTGGATGCACGTCATTGGAAAGTTTTGCACAACTATctgaaattctttttaaaaacaatggAAGGGATTTTAATTTCCTAAAGATTGACTTGTACGGATGCCATAAACTGCTTGTGAATATGAGGATTACTTCATGGGAAGAG AGACATCCTAAAGAACAAAATTGGGCATACCCTTTTAAAGCAAGAAGTATGGGCATTATATTTCCAGGAAAGAGGATTCCAAGCTGGTTCAG ATTTGGGATCAACCTAGAAATGGAGAAGACTGCAGTTTGTGTTAGAATCCATGATGGATGGCATTGGAATATGttatttattcaatatataatatttgattggACGGACTCAGACCATTTATGGATGGCATTCTGTCCGCTGACTTACCGTAAAGCTTCAAGGTTTAGATTTGAATGTGATTCAGAGCTCGTGGTCTTTAGAAGTGTTGGGGTCCATTTGGTAAAGAAGCACGAAGAGAACGCAAGAGATCATGCAGGTTTGCTCCACGAAGATGATGGTGCCCATTTTGAAGCATCCAATGAATAA
- the LOC109011464 gene encoding disease resistance protein RUN1-like isoform X1, whose translation MIRIVYTCSSMVFSLPSSASSSSSSSSSTSRWSHHVFLSFRGIDTRNTFTAHLYDALCRRGINTYIDEKDLERGESISPKLLKVIEESMISIIVLSPNYASSTWCLEELTKILECKETKKQIVLPVFYHVDPSEIRNQKGRFGEALTRHQERFKENTKVQRWKTTLQEVANLAGEHLENGNESEFIHKIIQWVDSKIVTFTFLNIAEYPVGLESSVKELKTLLGIGRNDITLMIGIYGIGGIGKTTIAKAVYNSIAYQFEARCFLENVREISSREDGLVKLQDKLHSELFGDSRSFNVGSVGGINVIKHSLCSKRILLILDDVNELLHLKELAGDHNWFGPGSRIIITTRDQHLLTYHKVDSMYEVSGLDDNQAIQLFSWHAFKRDNPLESYVELTKCIIGYAKGLPLALIVLGSYLHDRSIQEWKSALEKYERNINKQIYEILKISYDGLDDNEKDIFLDIACFFKGKHVKYVLEILDHCGFSSTIGITRLKEKCLINIGRSYQNVEMHDLLQEMGKEIVRQESPKKVGKRSRLWFHEDVRYVLEENMGTNKIEGILLDFPGGHDMICLHSEAFMKMKKLRLFINHNAQFFAGPTHLSNELRVLDWSKYPSSFLPSNFHGNKLTIFGMPYSLIKELGDLKPKNLTDMDLSHCKFLTKIPDLSSSPNLKQLNLQCCENLVEVHHSIGFLDKLSVLLVNGCCKLRIFPKRFKLRSLYLLEVYDCSSLEDFPEIECEMEFLYGICLEGTGIKELPVSIENLTELKQLDLDDTGIKELPSSIGNLTKLEVLSLNDTCIKELPSSIGNLSELEKLYLNGTVIKELPSSFGNLAKLEALYLNGSSIEELPSSFGNLTQLRYLYARGCKNLVHLPSTIDRLQNLRFFQLDGGSQPINIGKIEEDGKQSPPSVVSTGEYEIASSAELTPTNSSLFNDGSSSSTNGALLVLSLQFCCLSESNFFTDANYFPNLVELDLTGSDIVIFPQSDRFAVLRHLCLNNCKQLEKILQLPLSIEKVEARGCTSLESFAQLSEILFKNNGRDFNFLKIDLYGCHKLLVNMRITSWEERHPKEQNWAYPFKARSMGIIFPGKRIPSWFRYSKEAHDSNSCEIDINRTHYSDDIDEIVFCVVIGFRFGINLEMEKTAVCVRIHDGWHWNMLFIQYIIFDWTDSDHLWMAFCPLTYRKASRFRFECDSELVVFRSVGVHLVKKHEENARDHAGLLHEDDGAHFEASNE comes from the exons ATGATCAGAATTGTATACACTTGTTCTTCAATGGTGTTCAGTTTACCCTCTTccgcatcatcttcttcttcttcttcttcttccacttctAGATGGTCTCACCATGTATTCTTGAGTTTTAGAGGAATAGATACTCGCAATACTTTTACTGCCCATCTATATGATGCTCTATGTCGAAGAGGAATCAATACCTACATAGATGAGAAAGACCTCGAAAGAGGAGAGTCCATTTCACCTAAACTTCTCAAAGTCATTGAGGAGTCAATGATTTCCATTATTGTATTATCTCCAAACTATGCATCATCCACATGGTGCTTGGAGGAGTTAACAAAGATCCTTGAAtgtaaggaaacaaaaaaacaaattgttttacCAGTATTTTATCATGTAGATCCATCAGAAATACGAAATCAAAAAGGAAGATTTGGAGAAGCATTGACTAGACATCAAGAGAGGTTCAAAGAGAACACGAAGGTGCAGAGGTGGAAGACAACCCTACAAGAGGTTGCCAATTTGGCAGGAGAACACTTGGAAAACGg GAATGAATCtgaatttattcataaaattattcaatGGGTGGACTCAAAAATAGTTACATTTACCTTCCTAAACATTGCTGAGTATCCAGTTGGATTAGAGTCTAGTGTAAAAGAGTTGAAAACTCTTTTAGGAATTGGAAGGAATGATATTACTCTCATGATAGGGATTTATGGAATTGGTGGAATTGGTAAAACAACTATCGCCAAAGCAGTCTATAACTCGATTGCATATCAATTTGAAGCTAGATGTTTTCTAGAAAATGTTAGAGAGATTTCAAGTCGAGAGGATGGTTTGGTCAAACTGCAAGATAAACTTCATTCTGAGCTCTTTGGAGACTCTAGAAGTTTTAATGTTGGCAGTGTTGGAGGTATTAATGTTATAAAGCATAGTCTTTGCTCCAAAAGGATACTTctaattcttgatgatgtgAATGAGTTGCTCCACCTAAAAGAATTAGCTGGAGATCATAATTGGTTCGGTCCAGGAAgtagaataataataacaacaagagatcaacaTCTATTAACTTATCATAAGGTTGATTCAATGTATGAAGTGTCGGGATTGGATGACAACCAAGCTATTCAGCTATTTAGTTGGCATGCATTCAAAAGAGACAATCCACTTGAAAGTTACGTGGAACTCACAAAATGTATAATTGGTTATGCTAAGGGCCTTCCACTTGCTCTTATAGTGCTTGGTTCATATCTGCATGATAGAAGTATACAAGAATGGAAAAGTGCATTGGAAAAGtatgaaagaaatattaataagcaAATTTatgaaatacttaaaataagcTATGATGGGTTGGATGATAATGAAAAGGATATTTTCCTTGACATTGCATGTTTCTTCAAGGGGAAGCATGTTAAATATGTATTGGAAATACTAGACCATTGTGGTTTTTCATCAACTATTGGCATCACAAGGCTTAAAGAAAAGTGTCTCATAAATATTGGCAGATCTTATCAGAATGTGGAGATGCATGACTTACTGCAAGAAATGGGTAAAGAAATTGTTCGACAAGAATCTCCTAAAAAAGTTGGCAAACGTAGCAGATTGTGGTTTCATGAAGATGTTCGCTATGTATTAGAAGAAAATATG GGAACAAACAAAATTGAAGGGATTTTGTTAGATTTTCCAGGAGGCCATGACATGATATGCTTGCATTCTGAGGcatttatgaagatgaagaagcttCGATTGTTTATAAATCATAATGCACAATTTTTTGCAGGACCTACTCATCTCTCTAATGAATTAAGAGTGCTTGATTGGTCTAAATATCCTTCATCATTTTTGCCTTCTAATTTTCATGGAAACAAGCTCACTATATTTGGAATGCCTTATAGCCTGATCAAGGAGTTAGGCGACCTAAAACCCAAG AACTTGACAGATATGGATTTATCTCATTGTaaattcttaacaaaaattCCTGATCTTTCAAGTAGCCCAAATTTAAAGCAGTTGAATCTCCAATGCTGTGAGAATTTAGTTGAGGTTCATCATTCTATTGGATTCCTTGATAAGCTTTCGGTTCTTCTCGTTAATGGATGCTGCAAGCTTAGGATTTTTCCGAAAAGATTCAAGTTGAGATCTCTATATTTGCTTGAAGTTTATGATTGCTCAAGTCTTGAGGACTTTCCCGAGATTGAGTGTGAAATGGAATTTTTATATGGTATATGTCTTGAAGGCACTGGTATAAAAGAGCTACCTGTATCAATTGAGAACCTCACTGAACTTAAACAATTAGATCTAGACGACACTGGTATAAAAGAGCTACCTTCATCAATTGGGAACCTTACTAAGCTGGAAGTCCTATCTCTAAACGACACTTGTATAAAAGAGTTACCTTCATCAATTGGGAACCTCAGTGAACTTGAGAAGTTATATCTAAACGGCACTGTTATAAAAGAGCTACCTTCATCATTTGGGAACCTCGCTAAACTTGAAGCCTTGTATCTAAATGGCTCGAGTATTGAAGAACTACCTTCCTCGTTTGGAAACCTTACTCAGCTTCGATATTTATATGCAAGAGGCTGCAAAAACCTTGTGCATCTCCCATCTACCATAGATCGGTTGCAAAATCTACGTTTTTTCCAACTCGACGGTGGTTCACAACCAATAAACATTGGAAAGATCGAGGAGGATGGTAAACAATCCCCGCCATCTGTTGTTTCTACAGGCGAATATGAAATTGCATCAAGTGCAGAATTGACTCCGACAAATTCAAGCCTTTTCAATGATGGTTCCTCCTCAAGCACGAATGGAGCATTGCTAGTTTTAAGTCTTCAATTCTGTTGCTTATCAGAATCAAATTTCTTCACGGATGCTAATTACTTTCCCAATTTGGTTGAGTTAGATCTAACTGGGAGTGATATTGTTATCTTTCCTCAAAGCGACAGATTTGCTGTGTTGCGACACCTTTGTTTGAATAATTGCAAGCAACTTGAAAAAATTCTCCAGCTTCCATTGAGTATAGAAAAGGTTGAAGCTCGTGGATGCACGTCATTGGAAAGTTTTGCACAACTATctgaaattctttttaaaaacaatggAAGGGATTTTAATTTCCTAAAGATTGACTTGTACGGATGCCATAAACTGCTTGTGAATATGAGGATTACTTCATGGGAAGAG AGACATCCTAAAGAACAAAATTGGGCATACCCTTTTAAAGCAAGAAGTATGGGCATTATATTTCCAGGAAAGAGGATTCCAAGCTGGTTCAGGTATAGCAAGGAGGCCCATGATAGTAATTCATGTGAAATAGATATTAATAGGACGCATTATTCGGATGACATAGATGAAATTGTTTTCTGTGTTGTTATTGGATTTAGATTTGGGATCAACCTAGAAATGGAGAAGACTGCAGTTTGTGTTAGAATCCATGATGGATGGCATTGGAATATGttatttattcaatatataatatttgattggACGGACTCAGACCATTTATGGATGGCATTCTGTCCGCTGACTTACCGTAAAGCTTCAAGGTTTAGATTTGAATGTGATTCAGAGCTCGTGGTCTTTAGAAGTGTTGGGGTCCATTTGGTAAAGAAGCACGAAGAGAACGCAAGAGATCATGCAGGTTTGCTCCACGAAGATGATGGTGCCCATTTTGAAGCATCCAATGAATAA